A stretch of Fulvia fulva chromosome 4, complete sequence DNA encodes these proteins:
- a CDS encoding 5'-hydroxyaverantin dehydrogenase, producing MDALRAQGKFPGPSAAITPGTFDRTALKNKTVVLTGGCSGIGEATLRAFVETGAFVAFIDTNKSRGEEIAAELSPKVSFMHGDVTSWPDQKALFASARELSPDGTIDIVFANAGTTGGKDGFDAEPGEDGEPLEPDLTCVDINLKAVLYTVKLATHYWREPPKEGQDRSLILTASLAGYWDHTAKTQYGATKWGVRGIMRSMRSKGMAKGFRTNLIAPWYMRTGIASEAAWDVIHDQWGAIFAEVEDSATAVLHLAADNGANGRGIGVVPRQAAECGYIDLGRDELDTELEAAEKWHVPR from the exons ATGGACGCCCTTAGAGCTCAAGGAAAATTCCCTGGCCCAAGCGCAGCCATCACGCCCGGCACCTTCGACAGAACTGCGCTCAAGAACAAGACCGTCGTGCTGACTGGAGGCTGCAGCGGCATCGGAGAAGCCACGCTTCGTGCCTTCGTAGAAACAGGTGCGTTCGTAGCCTTCATCGACACGAACAAGTCCCGCGGAGAAGAAATCGCAGCAGAACTTAGCCCGAAAGTCTCATTTATGCATGGCGACGTAACATCCTGGCCTGATCAAAAGGCCCTCTTTGCTTCAGCTCGAGAGCTTTCTCCAGACGGGACGATCGATATCGTGTTCGCAAATGCCGGAACCACGGGTGGCAAAGATGGCTTCGATGCCGAGCCGGGTGAGGATGGGGAGCCGCTCGAGCCTGATCTGACCTGTGTTGACATCAATTTGAAGGCGGTGCTGTACACTGTCAAGCTTGCAACGCACTATTGGCGAGAGCCGCCGAAGGAAGGACAGGATCGAAGTTTGATTCTGACCGCGAGTCTTGCAGGATACTGGGATCATACCGCCAAGACGCAGTATGGGGCTACGAAGTGGGGTGTCAGAGGGATCATGAGGAGTATGAGGAGTAAAGGAATGGCAAAGGGATTCAGAACGAACTTGATTGCACCTTG GTACATGCGGACCGGTATCGCTTCGGAGGCCGCTTGGGATGTGATCCATGACCAGTGGGGAGCGATCTTTGCGGAAGTAGAGGATTCTGCTACTGCGGTGCTTCATTTGGCTGCGGACAATGGTGCAAACG GGAGAGGTATTGGGGTTGTGCCTCGTCAAGCTGCAGAGTGTGGCTACATTGATCTTGGCAGAGACGAGCTGGACACTGAGCTGGAGGCAGCTGAGAAGTGGCATGTTCCTCGTTGA